Proteins from one Sander lucioperca isolate FBNREF2018 chromosome 16, SLUC_FBN_1.2, whole genome shotgun sequence genomic window:
- the tac1 gene encoding protachykinin-1 has product MMKLLLLPVLMALLVVAQVFGEENDIKEDADYWTSSNQIQDGWLANDPFREALLRMTRKPRPRQFIGLMGKRSMANPQITRKRHKVNSFVGLMGKRSQEEPESYDWSTIQMYDKRR; this is encoded by the exons ATGATGAAGTTACTGCTGTTACCAGTTTTAATGGCTCTGCTCGTCGTCGCCCAAGTTTTTGGCGAAGAAAACGACATCAAAGAAGATGCTGACTACTGGACGAGCAGTAATCAAATTCAG gATGGCTGGCTTGCCAATGACCCTTTCAGAGAAGCCCTGCTGAGGATGACGAGAAAGCCGCGGCCGCGTCAGTTCATCGGTCTGATGGGGAAACGCTCCATGG CAAATCCACAGATCACCCGCAAAA GGCATAAAGTCAACTCTTTTGTTGGGCTGATGGGAAAAAGAAGCCAAGAGGAGCCAG AGTCCTATGACTGGAGCACAATACAGATGTACGACAAGCGCCGCTAA